A genomic region of Cannabis sativa cultivar Pink pepper isolate KNU-18-1 chromosome 1, ASM2916894v1, whole genome shotgun sequence contains the following coding sequences:
- the LOC115704779 gene encoding uncharacterized protein LOC115704779, producing the protein MFNSKFLRVGIWMVKELSRGKTSIVGRDRYTQSRCCQFLQKLSENKVSRGAIFQKSCHFSSATDKNPLPEGSGQEEKISVTFVDKDGEEKHIKVPIGMSMLEAAHQNDIELEGACEGSLACSTCHVIVMDMEYYNKLEEPTDEENDMLDLAFALTETSRLGCQVIAKPELDGVRLAIPAATRNFAVDGYVPKPH; encoded by the exons AtgttcaattccaaatttttaaGAGTTGGAATTTGGATGGTTAAGGAGCTATCAAGAG GAAAAACTAGTATAGTAGGTAGAGATAGATATACGCAGAGCCGTTGTTGCCAATTCTTACAAAAACTG TCAGAAAACAAGGTTTCCAGGGGAGCAATCTTTCAGAAAAGTTGTCATTTTTCTTCAGCAACAGATAAGAATCCTTTGCCGGAAGGGAGTGGTCAGGAAGAAAA GATTTCTGTGACATTTGTGGATAAAGATGGAGAGGAAAagcatataaaggttccaattgGAATGTCTATGTTAGAAGCTGCTCATCAAAATGACATTGAACTTGAAG GAGCTTGTGAAGGCTCACTTGCATGTTCAACTTGTCATGTGATAGTGATG GATATGGAGTACTATAATAAATTAGAGGAGCCAACAGATGAGGAGAATGACATGTTGGATTTGGCTTTTGCACTCACAGAAAC GTCTCGTCTCGGTTGCCAAGTAATTGCAAAACCCGAACTAGATGGAGTTCGTTTAGCTATTCCCGCCGCTACTCGCAACTTTGCTGTTGATGGGTATGTCCCAAAACCACACTAG